From the genome of Deltaproteobacteria bacterium, one region includes:
- a CDS encoding xanthine dehydrogenase family protein molybdopterin-binding subunit, with translation MAYIGTNVKRREDVPLLRGIGKYVGDIRRPGMVHAAILRSSRAHARLGAIDATAALALPGVVGVLTAADMPGLKTIPMRTGQLPGLERSQQIPIATDRVRYVGEPVAVVVAQDRYVAEDALELVEVAYEELPVVTDARAGMGPEAPRLHDAVPGNEPAGFQVETGDVTRALAECDLIVEQAFETNRHAAVPLETRGLVAEYDESRGMLTVWGPTKMTHTNWRILSELSGLPQSAIHFIEPAVGGGFGARGEFYPEDFLIPFAAMHFSLPVCWIEDRSEHLKATNHSRQQSYRVRLGLRKDGTVVAMDAEILFDMGGYTRTHGGVPIVSSSAMLQGPLRIPNYRCQIHCVLTNKTPVGTYRSPGRYEANFVRERLVDMAAHRLGLDPAELRRRNMIRPEEMPYDLGRNPYHYNVYDSGDLPGQLEAALSHMGYEDLRRRCEEARAEGRAMGVGIGCFVETSGIGPWEYARVEVGNNGGVVLYSGINSVGQGIATALSQIVADEMSVAIEDVRVVHGDTAKVPYGNGSNASRSTVMAGSAAVGACRKVKEKLLRLAAAELEIDAGDLVLADGRISVRGAPERSLDFAALARLALPGPALARGFMPGISEEDFFATDKRPFPYGVHVVVVEVDRETGTVEILDYLVMEDVGRKVNPMIVEGQMAGGLAQGIGGALLEEFVFDEDGQPQATSFMDYLLPTAMDVPRGQFISTEDFPSPHNPLGVKGAGEGGITAAGAALANAVSDALGVEVTRLPLKPGYLLELMDAAERSSA, from the coding sequence ATGGCGTACATCGGTACCAACGTGAAGCGCAGGGAAGACGTGCCGCTGCTTCGGGGCATCGGCAAGTACGTCGGTGACATCCGCCGGCCGGGCATGGTGCATGCGGCCATCCTGCGCAGCAGCCGCGCCCACGCCCGCCTCGGCGCCATCGACGCGACGGCGGCGCTGGCGCTGCCCGGCGTCGTCGGCGTGCTCACGGCCGCGGACATGCCGGGCCTCAAGACCATCCCCATGCGCACCGGCCAGTTGCCCGGTCTGGAACGCTCGCAGCAGATCCCCATCGCCACCGACCGGGTGCGCTACGTGGGCGAGCCCGTGGCCGTGGTCGTGGCCCAGGACCGCTACGTCGCCGAGGACGCGCTGGAGCTGGTGGAGGTGGCCTACGAGGAGCTTCCGGTGGTGACGGACGCGCGCGCGGGCATGGGACCGGAAGCGCCCCGGCTCCACGACGCGGTGCCGGGAAACGAGCCCGCCGGGTTCCAGGTGGAGACGGGCGACGTGACGCGTGCGCTGGCCGAATGCGACCTCATCGTCGAGCAAGCTTTCGAGACCAATCGTCATGCCGCGGTCCCGCTCGAAACCCGTGGCCTGGTGGCGGAGTACGACGAGAGCCGCGGCATGCTCACGGTGTGGGGCCCCACCAAGATGACCCACACCAACTGGCGCATCCTCTCGGAGCTGAGCGGATTGCCCCAGAGCGCCATCCACTTCATCGAGCCGGCGGTGGGAGGAGGCTTCGGCGCCCGCGGCGAGTTCTACCCCGAGGACTTCCTGATCCCCTTTGCCGCCATGCACTTTAGTTTGCCCGTGTGCTGGATCGAGGATCGCTCGGAGCACCTCAAGGCCACCAACCATTCGCGGCAGCAGTCCTACCGGGTGCGCCTGGGGCTGCGCAAGGACGGCACGGTGGTGGCCATGGACGCGGAGATCCTGTTCGACATGGGTGGTTACACGCGCACCCACGGCGGCGTGCCCATCGTCTCGTCGTCCGCCATGTTGCAGGGGCCGCTGCGCATCCCGAACTATCGCTGCCAGATCCATTGCGTGCTCACCAACAAGACCCCGGTGGGCACCTATCGGAGCCCCGGCCGCTACGAGGCCAACTTCGTGCGCGAACGGCTCGTGGACATGGCGGCCCATCGCCTCGGGCTCGATCCCGCGGAGTTGCGGCGGCGCAACATGATCCGCCCGGAGGAGATGCCCTACGACCTGGGCAGGAACCCGTACCATTACAACGTTTACGACAGCGGCGACCTGCCGGGGCAACTCGAAGCGGCTCTGAGCCACATGGGCTACGAGGATCTGCGACGGCGCTGTGAGGAAGCGCGCGCGGAAGGCCGGGCCATGGGCGTGGGCATCGGCTGCTTCGTGGAGACCAGCGGCATCGGACCGTGGGAATACGCCCGCGTGGAGGTCGGCAACAACGGCGGCGTGGTGCTCTACAGCGGCATCAACTCGGTGGGGCAGGGCATCGCCACCGCCCTGAGCCAGATCGTCGCCGACGAGATGTCCGTCGCCATCGAAGACGTGCGCGTGGTGCACGGCGACACCGCCAAGGTGCCCTACGGTAACGGCAGCAACGCCAGCCGCTCCACGGTCATGGCCGGGAGCGCGGCGGTGGGTGCGTGCCGCAAGGTCAAGGAGAAGCTTCTGCGGCTGGCCGCCGCGGAGCTGGAGATCGACGCCGGCGATCTGGTGCTGGCGGACGGCCGCATCAGCGTCCGGGGCGCGCCGGAACGCAGTCTCGACTTCGCCGCCCTGGCGAGGCTGGCATTGCCCGGACCGGCGCTGGCCCGGGGCTTCATGCCCGGCATCTCGGAGGAGGATTTCTTCGCCACCGACAAGCGGCCGTTCCCCTACGGTGTCCACGTGGTGGTGGTGGAGGTGGACCGCGAGACCGGCACGGTCGAGATCCTCGATTACCTGGTGATGGAGGACGTGGGCCGCAAGGTCAATCCCATGATCGTCGAGGGGCAGATGGCCGGCGGCCTGGCCCAAGGCATCGGCGGCGCGCTGCTGGAGGAGTTCGTCTTTGACGAGGACGGCCAGCCCCAGGCCACGAGCTTCATGGACTATCTGCTGCCCACCGCCATGGACGTGCCCCGCGGGCAGTTCATCTCCACCGAGGACTTTCCGTCGCCGCACAACCCTCTGGGGGTCAAGGGAGCGGGGGAGGGCGGCATCACCGCCGCCGGCGCCGCCCTGGCCAACGCGGTTTCCGACGCCCTCGGCGTGGAGGTGACGCGCCTGCCGCTCAAGCCCGGCTACCTGCTGGAGTTGATGGACGCGGCGGAGCGATCGTCAGCGTAG
- a CDS encoding (2Fe-2S)-binding protein, translating into MSKRKIALRINGAELSGEAEPRKLLSDFIRDDLGLTGTHVGCEHGVCGACTVLLNGDPVRSCLMFAVQADGARIDTVEGLAPDAETLHPLQEKFQERHGLQCGFCTPGILLTARALLRENPHPDETEIREWISGNLCRCTGYRNIVTAIREAAEMLSER; encoded by the coding sequence ATGAGCAAACGGAAGATCGCATTACGGATCAACGGCGCCGAGCTTAGCGGCGAAGCCGAGCCGCGCAAGCTGCTGAGTGATTTCATTCGCGACGACCTCGGCCTTACCGGCACCCATGTCGGCTGCGAGCACGGCGTGTGCGGCGCCTGCACGGTGCTGCTGAACGGCGACCCCGTGCGCTCCTGCCTCATGTTCGCGGTGCAGGCCGACGGAGCGCGGATCGATACGGTGGAGGGCCTCGCGCCCGACGCGGAGACGCTGCACCCGCTCCAGGAGAAGTTCCAGGAGCGCCACGGGTTGCAGTGCGGGTTCTGCACGCCGGGGATTCTGCTCACCGCGCGGGCATTGCTGCGCGAGAATCCCCACCCCGATGAGACGGAGATCCGCGAGTGGATCAGCGGCAACCTGTGCCGCTGCACGGGGTACCGGAATATCGTGACGGCCATCCGCGAGGCGGCGGAAATGCTCTCGGAACGATAG
- a CDS encoding xanthine dehydrogenase family protein subunit M, giving the protein MKPASFEYHDPATLAEATDLLAALGEEARVLAGGQSLVPLMNFRLARPAHLVDLNRVAELDFLSVDGGELRIGAMTRQRALERAPGVGAGWPLLCEAAGYIGHVQIRNRGTVGGSLAHAFPSAELPVAMVTLGADLVLRGSGGERAVSAEEFFLGAMATVLEPGEMLAEARVPAVAARTGASFQEVSRRYGDFALAGAAALVTLDGEGAVSGARLTLTGSAPIRAHDAEATVLGEKPSDALFREAARRAVEGVEQDSDIHASADYRRRACAALARRALARAAQRAAASEPG; this is encoded by the coding sequence ATGAAACCCGCGTCCTTCGAGTATCACGATCCCGCGACCCTGGCCGAGGCCACGGACCTGCTTGCCGCACTGGGCGAGGAGGCGCGAGTGCTGGCCGGCGGCCAGAGCCTGGTGCCGCTGATGAACTTCCGTCTGGCCCGGCCCGCGCATCTGGTGGACCTGAACCGCGTGGCCGAGCTGGATTTCCTCTCGGTGGACGGAGGCGAGTTGCGCATCGGCGCCATGACGCGCCAGCGCGCGCTCGAACGTGCGCCGGGAGTGGGCGCCGGCTGGCCGTTGCTGTGCGAGGCCGCCGGATACATCGGCCACGTTCAGATACGCAACCGCGGCACCGTGGGCGGCAGCCTCGCCCACGCCTTCCCCTCCGCGGAGCTGCCCGTGGCCATGGTGACCCTGGGCGCGGACCTCGTGCTGCGGGGCAGCGGCGGCGAGCGCGCCGTGAGCGCGGAGGAGTTTTTTCTCGGCGCCATGGCCACGGTGCTGGAGCCCGGAGAGATGCTGGCGGAGGCGCGGGTGCCGGCGGTGGCCGCGAGAACCGGCGCATCGTTTCAGGAGGTGAGCCGCCGGTACGGCGACTTCGCGCTGGCGGGAGCGGCGGCGCTCGTGACGCTGGACGGGGAAGGAGCGGTGAGCGGTGCGCGCCTGACGCTCACCGGTTCCGCTCCCATCCGCGCCCACGACGCCGAGGCGACGGTGCTGGGAGAGAAGCCGTCGGATGCGCTTTTCCGCGAGGCCGCGCGCCGCGCCGTGGAAGGCGTCGAGCAGGATTCCGACATCCACGCCAGCGCCGACTACCGCCGCCGCGCGTGCGCCGCGTTGGCCCGGCGCGCGCTGGCGCGTGCGGCGCAGCGCGCCGCGGCGTCGGAGCCGGGGTGA
- a CDS encoding sulfopyruvate decarboxylase produces the protein MRDDIAAEAHRSITEAGIDFMACMPDSAFLELYQRVEADTDIRYIQVANESDGVGICMGAWIGGARPALLMENTGFALSCYALLRGPAAFGVPMLLLISYRGGFGDQRWFSVPFGWATEPLLQSLRIQYSVVNEPGDLRHAIVDAVHSMNAMQAPVAVLFPPRLFF, from the coding sequence GTGAGGGACGACATCGCCGCCGAGGCGCATCGGAGCATCACCGAGGCGGGCATCGACTTCATGGCCTGCATGCCCGACTCGGCGTTTCTCGAACTGTACCAGCGGGTCGAGGCCGACACGGACATCCGCTACATCCAGGTGGCCAACGAGAGCGACGGCGTGGGCATCTGCATGGGCGCCTGGATCGGCGGCGCCCGGCCCGCCCTGCTGATGGAAAACACCGGCTTTGCCTTGTCCTGCTACGCGCTGCTGCGCGGGCCCGCGGCCTTCGGGGTGCCCATGCTGCTGCTCATCAGCTACCGCGGCGGTTTCGGCGATCAGCGCTGGTTCTCGGTTCCCTTCGGCTGGGCCACGGAGCCCTTGCTTCAGAGCCTGCGCATCCAGTACAGCGTCGTAAACGAGCCGGGCGACCTGCGCCACGCCATCGTCGACGCGGTCCATTCCATGAATGCCATGCAGGCGCCCGTCGCGGTCCTGTTTCCGCCGAGGCTCTTTTTCTGA
- a CDS encoding thiamine pyrophosphate-dependent enzyme produces MKVQRRAVLERLRNHLTESDIVVAALAGTTADTYQVVHRPENLYLVGLGMVTQVSLGLALTLPESKVVALDTDGSLLLGPSILAVAAASGADNLRVIAFDNEQLFGSRGGAPSQTAAGADLGAMARAAGFPHADTVTDDDGVAAALERLFSMPGPAFLAAKIELGTRGEGPSMDGQENKYRLVRRIEAMRQRPILAPAKP; encoded by the coding sequence ATGAAGGTGCAGCGGCGGGCCGTGCTGGAGCGGCTACGGAATCACCTCACCGAGAGCGACATCGTGGTGGCGGCCCTGGCGGGCACCACGGCGGATACTTACCAGGTGGTGCACCGCCCGGAGAACCTCTACCTCGTGGGGCTCGGCATGGTCACCCAGGTGAGCCTGGGGCTCGCGCTGACGCTGCCCGAGTCGAAGGTCGTCGCCCTGGACACGGACGGCAGCCTGCTGCTCGGCCCGAGCATCCTGGCGGTGGCGGCCGCGTCCGGCGCGGACAACCTGCGCGTCATCGCCTTCGACAACGAACAGCTCTTCGGCAGCCGCGGCGGCGCTCCCAGCCAGACCGCGGCCGGAGCCGACCTCGGCGCCATGGCCCGAGCCGCCGGCTTTCCGCACGCCGACACGGTCACGGACGACGACGGTGTCGCCGCGGCCCTGGAGCGGCTCTTCTCGATGCCGGGGCCGGCGTTCCTTGCGGCCAAGATCGAGCTGGGGACGAGAGGCGAGGGGCCGAGCATGGACGGGCAGGAGAACAAGTACCGATTGGTGCGGCGCATCGAGGCCATGCGGCAGCGTCCGATCCTGGCGCCGGCGAAACCATGA
- a CDS encoding molybdopterin guanine dinucleotide-containing S/N-oxide reductase yields MSHTNSRRVQTSLHWGAYQVEVQDGRIVAAHPFAEDPDPSPIGRSIPDVVHHPCRVAQPMVRQGWLERGPEHHGGGRGTEPFVPVSWDEALDLVAGELRRVRDTFGNEAIFAGSYGWASAGRFHHAQSQLHRFMNQLGGYVRSVNTYSYAAGEVIIPHVFGYDWNSVRDGATSWPVIARDTELVVSFGGIPLKNTQVSAGGLGKHTTRGWLELCKKNGVAFVNVSPARDDAADFLAAQWLAPRPNTDTALMLGLAHTLVRESLHDQAFLETYCTGFEAFRAYLMGERDGRPKDPEWAAALCGIPANAIRDLARRMAAKRTLITVSWSLQRADHGEQPYWAAAVLAAMLGQIGLPGGGIGYGYGSTGSIGNPVRSIGGITLPQGANPVKAFIPVARIADMLLHPGEPFDYNGRRLEYPDIRLVYWCGGNPFHHHQDLNRLVEAWQLPETIIVHEPWWNAQARHADIVLPATTPLERNDIGRQASDPIVFAMGQAVPPVGEARNDYDIFSGLAECLGFEEGFTEGRLESDWLRHLYDGLRSSFIREGIELPAFDAFWSAGHITLPTEGDEKVLFGRFREDPAAHPLPTPSGRIEIFSEAIAGFGYDDCPGHPAWIEPGEWLGAEQARRYPLHLISNQPTTRLHSQHDPGAASMANKVQGREPLLIHPASAAARGIEDGGVVRVYNDRGACLAGVRFTDNISPDVVVLATGAWYDPEAPGGLERHGNPNVLTLDKGTSRLAQGPISQTALVEVEAFEGELPEVRAFTPPALAQPAANK; encoded by the coding sequence ATGAGCCATACGAACTCCCGGCGCGTTCAAACGTCCCTTCACTGGGGCGCCTACCAGGTCGAGGTCCAGGACGGACGCATCGTGGCCGCGCACCCGTTCGCGGAGGACCCGGACCCTTCGCCCATCGGGCGGTCGATCCCCGACGTGGTGCACCACCCCTGCCGGGTGGCGCAACCCATGGTGCGGCAAGGTTGGCTGGAGCGCGGACCCGAGCATCACGGAGGCGGCCGCGGCACGGAGCCGTTCGTCCCCGTGAGCTGGGACGAGGCGCTCGACCTGGTGGCCGGGGAGCTGCGGCGCGTGCGCGATACGTTCGGGAACGAGGCTATCTTCGCCGGCTCCTACGGCTGGGCTTCCGCGGGCCGTTTCCATCACGCCCAGAGCCAGCTTCACCGCTTCATGAACCAACTCGGCGGCTATGTCCGGTCGGTCAACACCTACAGCTACGCCGCCGGGGAGGTCATCATCCCCCACGTCTTCGGCTACGACTGGAACTCCGTTCGCGACGGCGCCACCTCGTGGCCGGTGATCGCGAGGGATACGGAGCTGGTGGTCAGCTTCGGTGGCATCCCGCTCAAGAACACCCAGGTCAGCGCCGGCGGCCTGGGCAAGCACACGACGCGCGGCTGGCTGGAGCTGTGCAAGAAAAACGGCGTCGCGTTCGTGAACGTCAGCCCGGCGCGGGACGACGCCGCGGACTTCCTCGCGGCGCAATGGCTGGCGCCGCGCCCCAACACCGACACCGCGTTGATGCTGGGTCTGGCGCACACGCTGGTTCGGGAAAGCCTCCACGACCAGGCGTTCCTGGAGACGTACTGCACCGGGTTCGAAGCCTTTCGCGCCTACCTCATGGGCGAACGGGACGGGCGCCCCAAGGACCCGGAATGGGCCGCCGCCCTGTGCGGTATTCCGGCGAACGCCATCCGCGACCTGGCTCGACGCATGGCGGCGAAGCGCACGCTCATCACGGTGAGCTGGTCACTGCAGCGGGCCGACCACGGCGAACAGCCCTATTGGGCGGCCGCGGTTCTGGCCGCCATGCTGGGGCAAATCGGCCTTCCCGGAGGCGGCATCGGCTACGGCTACGGCTCCACCGGCTCCATCGGCAATCCCGTGCGGTCCATCGGCGGGATCACGCTGCCGCAAGGCGCGAACCCGGTCAAAGCCTTCATCCCGGTGGCGCGCATTGCGGACATGCTCCTCCACCCCGGGGAACCGTTCGATTACAACGGCCGGCGGCTGGAGTATCCCGACATCCGTCTCGTCTACTGGTGCGGCGGCAACCCGTTTCATCATCACCAGGACCTCAACCGGCTGGTGGAAGCATGGCAGCTTCCCGAGACGATCATCGTCCACGAGCCTTGGTGGAACGCGCAGGCGCGGCATGCCGACATCGTGCTTCCGGCCACCACCCCGCTGGAACGCAACGACATCGGCAGGCAGGCGTCCGACCCCATCGTCTTCGCCATGGGCCAGGCCGTTCCTCCGGTCGGCGAGGCGCGGAACGACTACGACATCTTCTCCGGACTTGCCGAATGCTTGGGATTCGAGGAAGGCTTCACCGAGGGCCGGCTGGAGAGCGACTGGCTACGGCACCTTTACGACGGGCTGCGAAGCTCCTTCATCCGCGAGGGCATCGAGTTGCCGGCCTTCGATGCGTTCTGGAGCGCCGGCCACATCACCCTGCCGACGGAGGGCGACGAGAAGGTGCTGTTCGGCCGGTTCCGGGAGGACCCCGCCGCGCACCCGTTGCCGACCCCGTCCGGACGCATCGAGATCTTCTCGGAAGCCATCGCGGGCTTCGGCTACGACGACTGTCCCGGCCATCCGGCGTGGATCGAGCCGGGGGAATGGCTGGGGGCGGAGCAGGCCCGGCGTTACCCGCTCCACCTCATCTCCAACCAGCCCACCACGAGGCTGCACAGCCAGCACGATCCGGGAGCGGCGAGCATGGCCAACAAGGTCCAGGGCCGTGAACCGCTGCTGATCCACCCCGCCAGCGCCGCCGCGAGGGGGATCGAGGACGGCGGCGTGGTGCGCGTGTACAATGATCGCGGCGCCTGTCTGGCCGGCGTCCGCTTCACCGACAACATCTCGCCCGACGTCGTCGTGCTCGCCACCGGCGCCTGGTACGACCCCGAGGCTCCCGGCGGATTGGAGCGGCACGGCAACCCCAACGTCCTGACCCTGGACAAGGGAACCTCGCGCCTCGCCCAGGGTCCCATCTCCCAGACGGCGCTGGTGGAGGTCGAGGCGTTCGAGGGGGAATTGCCGGAAGTGCGGGCGTTCACTCCGCCCGCCCTTGCGCAACCCGCGGCGAACAAATAA
- a CDS encoding MFS transporter — MNTSADPSAGAPDTAAPEPSRGRVLGLLTMGHGVTHIFQGTMNVCLPLVVRDFGISYTDIGVLRSSQRVSHILSITIGGLATDLLRDRRGVLLLSLLWPSLFVSLQGFSPTFWVFGALVCVQALLGGFMWHAPARAVVGEKFPERMGFALGVHAMGANVGAAVAPLVVGALLTWITWRTAYLFQFVPGVAIALFLWAVLPPLRHDATARNRSASYGRALRGDILTNLPLMGVTLVASLRSIGENLVPTFLPLYLARDLNEDIVTVGIYLACLAFVGTIFAPVIGHLSDRFGRKVTICLSLLTGGLLIGSIPLIPGGWLLLPVVSLGGMALFAVGPIIQAAGLEHAPRDIWGAAQTFMDVGRSALSLLFPLVAGAVADMYGLRYTFYLFGAINLVGAFTILVVPTARTRAR; from the coding sequence ATGAACACCTCCGCCGACCCTTCGGCGGGCGCGCCGGATACCGCGGCGCCGGAACCGTCCCGCGGCCGCGTGCTCGGGCTGCTGACCATGGGCCACGGCGTCACGCACATATTCCAGGGAACCATGAACGTGTGCCTGCCGCTGGTGGTGCGCGACTTCGGCATCTCCTACACCGACATCGGCGTGTTGCGTTCGTCGCAACGGGTGTCCCACATCCTGAGCATCACCATCGGCGGCCTGGCCACCGACCTGCTGCGCGACCGCAGGGGCGTCCTGCTGCTGTCGCTCCTGTGGCCTTCCCTGTTCGTTTCGCTCCAGGGGTTTTCCCCGACCTTCTGGGTCTTCGGCGCCCTGGTGTGCGTCCAGGCCCTGTTGGGCGGTTTCATGTGGCACGCGCCGGCGCGCGCGGTGGTCGGCGAGAAGTTCCCGGAACGCATGGGTTTCGCCCTTGGAGTGCATGCCATGGGGGCGAACGTCGGCGCGGCCGTGGCCCCTCTGGTCGTGGGCGCGCTGCTCACCTGGATCACGTGGCGCACCGCCTACCTGTTCCAGTTCGTGCCGGGCGTCGCCATCGCGCTCTTTCTCTGGGCGGTGCTGCCGCCTTTGCGGCACGACGCCACGGCGCGCAACCGCTCCGCTTCCTATGGCCGGGCCCTGCGCGGCGACATCCTCACCAACCTTCCGCTGATGGGCGTGACCCTGGTGGCGTCGCTTCGCTCCATCGGAGAGAACCTGGTGCCGACCTTCCTGCCGCTCTACCTGGCGAGGGACCTGAACGAGGACATCGTCACGGTCGGTATCTACCTCGCGTGTCTCGCCTTCGTCGGCACCATCTTCGCGCCGGTCATCGGACACCTCTCCGACCGCTTCGGACGGAAAGTCACCATTTGCCTCTCGCTTCTCACCGGAGGCCTGCTCATCGGCTCCATTCCGTTGATACCCGGTGGGTGGTTGCTGCTCCCGGTGGTGTCTCTCGGCGGGATGGCGCTCTTCGCCGTGGGACCCATCATCCAGGCCGCCGGGCTGGAGCACGCGCCCAGGGACATCTGGGGCGCGGCCCAGACCTTCATGGACGTGGGGCGCTCGGCCCTGTCGCTGTTGTTCCCGCTGGTGGCTGGCGCCGTGGCGGACATGTACGGACTGCGCTACACGTTCTACCTGTTCGGCGCCATCAACCTGGTGGGCGCGTTCACGATCCTGGTGGTTCCCACCGCACGCACGCGGGCGCGGTAG
- a CDS encoding Gfo/Idh/MocA family oxidoreductase — MTAVRIGVIGGGFGTQHLQGYGATEDAEVVAFCQRTPDKAEATARAFGVPHVYTDYRELLAHPDLDAVSIVAPPHLHAEMVAAALEQGLHLLCEKPLAMDAAQAETMLSRAEAAGRVHMTAFNHRHIPALAYMKELLDGGYVGERVYHVESRWFSENRATPGMTHYWRHQRELAGFGVMGDIGVHVVDRIRWLIGEFESVWGQADTFIPELPDASGTARPVTVEDSFTLLGRLAAGASACVRLSAVARKSNYQNLEVYGDAGMLRFVFDRNVKGWVRGQLWGARGGTRSPEALEIPDRYTQGLDDSDPQRAQGEFIFAKLTRDFVDAIRNGTSATPSFADGLAAQRVLDAALRAADEGQWVRV; from the coding sequence ATGACCGCCGTGAGAATCGGAGTCATCGGGGGCGGCTTCGGCACCCAGCACCTGCAAGGATACGGCGCCACCGAGGACGCGGAGGTGGTGGCCTTCTGCCAACGGACGCCGGACAAGGCGGAGGCGACGGCCAGGGCATTCGGCGTGCCCCACGTGTACACGGACTACCGCGAACTCCTGGCCCACCCCGACCTCGACGCCGTCAGCATCGTCGCGCCGCCGCACCTCCACGCCGAGATGGTGGCGGCGGCCCTCGAGCAGGGACTGCACCTGCTGTGCGAGAAGCCCCTGGCCATGGACGCCGCCCAGGCGGAGACCATGCTGTCCCGGGCGGAAGCCGCCGGGCGCGTGCACATGACCGCGTTCAACCACCGCCACATCCCGGCGCTGGCCTACATGAAGGAACTGCTGGATGGGGGTTACGTGGGCGAGCGCGTGTACCACGTGGAGAGCCGCTGGTTCAGCGAGAACCGCGCCACGCCGGGCATGACCCACTATTGGCGGCACCAACGGGAACTGGCCGGCTTCGGCGTGATGGGCGACATCGGCGTGCACGTGGTGGACCGGATCCGCTGGCTCATCGGCGAGTTCGAGAGCGTCTGGGGCCAAGCCGACACCTTCATCCCGGAGCTGCCCGACGCGAGCGGCACGGCGCGTCCGGTAACGGTGGAGGACAGTTTCACGCTCCTCGGACGCCTGGCGGCGGGCGCCTCGGCGTGCGTCCGCCTGAGCGCGGTGGCGCGCAAGAGCAACTACCAGAACCTCGAGGTCTACGGCGACGCCGGCATGCTGCGCTTCGTCTTCGACCGCAACGTCAAGGGCTGGGTGCGCGGCCAGCTCTGGGGCGCCCGCGGCGGCACGCGCTCACCCGAGGCGTTGGAAATCCCCGACCGCTACACCCAAGGGCTCGACGACTCCGACCCCCAGCGCGCCCAGGGAGAGTTCATCTTCGCCAAGCTCACGCGCGACTTCGTGGACGCCATTCGCAACGGCACGTCCGCCACACCGAGTTTCGCCGACGGCCTCGCCGCCCAGCGCGTGCTCGACGCCGCGCTGCGCGCGGCGGACGAAGGACAGTGGGTCCGGGTGTAA